Genomic DNA from Filimonas effusa:
ACAGTATCCTTTGGCGGAGAGGCCACAGGCGAAGTAGCATAGTTGGAAAAATAGCCGTAACTGGCACCATCTCCGGATTTACCATATAAAAGACCTGCATGAAACTTAACACCGAGTGTGCTTTCTATTTTTGCCGAGGTATTGGCAGGAAAAACAGTTGTATTCAAAGGGATTCGTGCGTACAGCCATTGAGGTGTTACAGTCTTAAAATCGCCTGCAGTAATAACGCCGGCACTGCCGTTAAACCTAAAGCTGCTTTCTACATCTGCTATGTTCGCCGGAACTAATAAAATAAGATAACACTCCGATCCACCTGGCCTTACCATACCTACTACCTTGGAACCAATACAGCTTCCCAATGGAGGCAACACGGCAGAACTTAATTCGCAGCCTACCCCGCTTAAATGTAATACCGAAATGGGCTTTGTAGCCTTGATATATATGGGTTTTCCCGAATAGTCAAACTCGTACGTCTGTCCCTTCGACAATGTCTTGCTAACGCCATTGCTGGTAGTAACTACCGTCCCATCTTCAATAGCCATCACACATGCTCTTTCATCATTGAAATACCCATTGATACTTATATACTCTGTACCCAATAACCCAACGGGTACAAGCTGGTCGCCACTGGCATCACTGCAGGTGGATACACCAACGAAATCGTCTTTCATTGTTATTGCAACAGGCTTGTCAGCAATGACGGTAGATCCGCCAAGATGATCTAATTTGTTTTGCCCAGCTGCCTGGCATGAAAAAACCTCTCCTTTATTCAATACGATCGTGAAAGCCTGATTAGCCGGACGGCCGCCATACAAGGCTTTCGAAGGTGTTATTGTTATCGCTGTATTATCTTCTGTAGCTACAATATCAAACGAATTATAAGCCCTACGATCATCTCTGCTATCGCCTGTATTGTTCGAGTATGTAGTTTGCCCGGGTACAAAAAAGCTCAGGCCTAATGCGTTCTTCCCTTTAAGCGCATAGATCTCAGGATTGAGATTCGATGATTCATCGAAATAGGCTGTAATAGGTCTTGTCGCCGTAATTTTTAATCCCCGCTTCAGTACCGTATTAGGCGGCGAAGTTTCAATGGCCTCTAAAAAACTCGTCAGGTCAACCGATGATACAGCACCAACATTTATCGTAGTAGTAATAGGCGTAAAAGCAGGATTCGCCGGACAGGAAATAGTAACCTGTGACGTCAATGTGGCATCAATAGCCATCATTCGCAGCAATATAGGCCTGTCCCGCCTGCTGTCTCCAATAACATGAGGCACAGCAAACCAGAACTCGGTGTCCGTTTGGGCAGACGCCGGTACAAAGCCAGCTATTACCAATAGCAGCGTGAAGAGCAGCCTTGCTCTTGTCTGTTTTTCAGAGATTGGGGGGGTCAATGGGGGCGTTATTTTCTCAAACCGAAGATAGAAGTCCGAAAGAGGACCATCAAAAAATCGGAAGGCTTAAATCTCCTGTAAATCAGGGGGTAGAGCAAGCTGCTTCATCCGAGACCGATCAAAATAACAGGTAGTGGAAACAAAAATCCCGGCCGCAGGGCCGGGATTCATCTTATACTTGAATACATTATCTTATACCATCACCTCACGCGTTAAATGAACCTTCGTCATCTGCAGATAATGATTCTGCAACTGGTGAATATAATGAACATCAGGATGGTGACGCCGGTCCTCACGATACCAGATATCCAATGTCGAAAAATCATTTTTCGCTGCAATAAGCAAACGAAAAGATCCCTTCTTATACTTTACAGAACCATCGGGCAACTCTTCTTTGATGAAGTTCAGCCACAACAGACTTTCATCATTAATAGGAATCGGGTAAAGATGTTCCTGTTCATACCAGAACTCCTGGACATCAGTTTCAACGCAAACTCGTTTATCGTCCGCATTGCTGATGCCTGTGATCTCCCCCATACGACGCTGACCCTCGTACTCAGCAATCACGAAGTCGCCGTGTTTCAGTTCATTAATTTTTACCATATGACAGTGCTTTAATTGATTAGTAATTTACTAAATCTTTTACAACATTCCTGCCATAATAGAATCCACAGTCTATAACGCTTCCGGCAAGAAACTCCGTTGCGCTCACTTTTTGATATTGAGCACTACAACTCCTCAAGCTGAAGGCCCGACAACTGATCATTAATGAACATTATTTCTTCAGGCTTTAATACTACCTCGCCCGCACGCGCATTCTGTATGGCCTGCGAAGCATCACGCGCACCAACCAAAGCAACCGTAATACCAGGCTGCTGAATGGTCCACGCAATCACCAGTTGCGATAACGAAGCCCCCTTACTCTCAGCCAAAGGTTGAATCTTTGCCAGGAAAGAATTGATCTTCAATATATTGACATCCGTATAAAAACGATTGCCAGCCCGGGTATCCCCTTCACCAAAAACATGGCCAGGCCTGATTTTTCCGGTTAACAATCCTCTTTGCAGGGGGCTATACGCAATAATCGACTTTTTATGATCCTGGCAATAAGGCACCAGCTCTTTCTCTATATCCCTGAGCACCATACTGTAGGGTACCTGGTTCGATGCCAGTGAATAGGTCTGGGCCGCTTCTTCCATTTGGGCAGCAGCATAGTTACAAACCCCACCCGCCCTTATCTTGCCTTGCTCCTGCAATATGGCAAGCGCTTCCATTGTTTCGGAGATCGGAGTCGTAGGGTCCGCCCAATGTATTTGAAAAAGATCAATATAATCTGTCCCCAGCCGGCGCAAACAATTCTCACATTCCTCTATCACACTTTCTTTACCGGCATAGCGGTAAATATCGATGGCATTGTCATTGTTGTCCTTACTGTTAAAGAAAAATTCTCCTTTTTTCAAATCCCAGCGTAAACCAAACTTGGTGAGGATCTGCACTTTATCGCGCGGTAGTTGCTTTAAAGCTTCACCAATGATTTCTTCGCTCAACCCCTGGCCGTATGCCGGTGCCGTATCAATAGATGTGACACCGTTGTCATAGGAAGCACGGATCGCCTCAAGGGCATCTTTTCTTTCTGCACCTCCCCACATCCAGCCCCCTATAGCCCACGCTCCAAATGTTATTGCCGACACTTCCACTCCTGAATCACCCAATTGCCTGTATTCCATGATTTAGATTTTATATGACGAATAGATGCAATATACCACTCTTCCCCCTATTCCGCCCAGCTCATAGTATAACCACCATTCTCTATGGCCAGGGCCTGTACTGTTAATTTAAGAGGGTGAAAGGTATCAACCATAACAGCCAGTTCCTTGGTTTCCTTTGCACCAATACTTTTTTCAACAGCGCCGGGATGCGGACCATGTGGAATGCCACCAGGATGTAAGGTGATCATTCCCTTGGTAACATGTTTCCTGCTCATAAAATCGCCATCAACATAATACAATACCTCGTCGCTGTCTATATTACTGTGATTGTAAGGCGCCGGAACAGACTGCGGATGATAATCATATAAACGAGGTACAAAACTGCATACCACAAAATTGTTCGCCTCAAAGGTCTGATGCACAGGTGGCGGCTGATGTACTCTTCCCGTAATAGGTTCAAAGTCATGAATGCTGAAAGCAAAAGGATAACAACAACCATCCCACCCTATCACATCAAATGGATGATAAGCATAATGAAGATGATACATCCTCCCCTGCTTTTTCACTTTGATGACAAAGTCACCCTGCTCATCAAAGGTTACAAGGTGTTGCGGGGCGCGGACATCCCTTTCACAAAAGGGTGAATGCTCCAGAAGCTGGCCATAATGACTAAGATAACGTTTCGGAAACCTGATAGGACTAAAGCTCTCCACTATGAACAGCCGGTTGTCAGTGCTCTCGAAAACAACCTGGTAAATCGTACCCCGTGGAATCACCAGGTAATCACCATATGAGAAAGCAAGTTCTCCATATTGCGTCAACAGCTTGCCATTGCCCTTATGTATAAAGATCATTTCATCGGCATCGGCATTTTTATAAAAATAGCCTTCCATACTTTGCTGTGGCGCAGCAAGTACGATATGACAATCATTGTTCACCAGAACAGGCACCCTGCTTTGCAGAAAATCAGCATGCGGCGCAATCTTAAAACCTTCAAGACTGCGATGTTTCAGCATTTTTTCTTCGGCAACCTGTGGCATAACATCATATGGTTCTTCTGCGCGGGTGATGGCTGTTGGCGGATGACAATGATATAATAAAGAATAATCACTGCTAAAGCCTTCGGTACTGAAAAGCTGTTCTGCATATAATGAACCATCGGGACGGCGGAATTGGGTATGACGTTTATGTGGAACGTTTCCCAGCTTATGATAATAGGGCATGATTAAAGAATAAATGATGATAGATAATAGACAATAAAGGCAGCCTTGATTTAGTATCAGCTAAAACAAGAACGCGTTACATAAGGAATTTGCTGGATAAGGAAAGATCAAGCGAAGCCTGCAGGAAAGCATACTTCCAGCGGCGCTTATCTATCCAATAGGTAAAGTTTCGATAGAAAGGCATAATTTGGCAATCGTTACAGGAACTAAGATAGTCATTATTCAGAATAGTTAAGATGAAAGAGATCAGATGCGCAGGGCTTATAGTCGTTAAAGACCGGCAGTTGTTATTGGCATTCAGTAAAAACAAACAAGCCTGGTATTTGCCAGGCGGAAAACTGGACGCAGGCGAAACCGCCGAAGCAGCCCTGACACGCGAAGTACAGGAGGAATTGAATATTGTTATCCCTGCCGGCGAATTACAATGGTATTATCATATTACGGCGCCCGCCTTCGGGGAAAACAACCTGCAAATGAAACAGGATTGTTTCATTCATGAATTAAAACAGGAACCGGTGCCCTCTGCCGAAATTGGAGCCATCCGGTATTTCAGCCGTGAAAGCTATAAACAGGAACAACACCAGGTCCCGGGTGTTTTACTGGCTTTTGAA
This window encodes:
- a CDS encoding NUDIX hydrolase translates to MKEIRCAGLIVVKDRQLLLAFSKNKQAWYLPGGKLDAGETAEAALTREVQEELNIVIPAGELQWYYHITAPAFGENNLQMKQDCFIHELKQEPVPSAEIGAIRYFSRESYKQEQHQVPGVLLAFEQLKKDNLVD
- a CDS encoding homogentisate 1,2-dioxygenase is translated as MPYYHKLGNVPHKRHTQFRRPDGSLYAEQLFSTEGFSSDYSLLYHCHPPTAITRAEEPYDVMPQVAEEKMLKHRSLEGFKIAPHADFLQSRVPVLVNNDCHIVLAAPQQSMEGYFYKNADADEMIFIHKGNGKLLTQYGELAFSYGDYLVIPRGTIYQVVFESTDNRLFIVESFSPIRFPKRYLSHYGQLLEHSPFCERDVRAPQHLVTFDEQGDFVIKVKKQGRMYHLHYAYHPFDVIGWDGCCYPFAFSIHDFEPITGRVHQPPPVHQTFEANNFVVCSFVPRLYDYHPQSVPAPYNHSNIDSDEVLYYVDGDFMSRKHVTKGMITLHPGGIPHGPHPGAVEKSIGAKETKELAVMVDTFHPLKLTVQALAIENGGYTMSWAE
- a CDS encoding aldo/keto reductase, whose product is MEYRQLGDSGVEVSAITFGAWAIGGWMWGGAERKDALEAIRASYDNGVTSIDTAPAYGQGLSEEIIGEALKQLPRDKVQILTKFGLRWDLKKGEFFFNSKDNNDNAIDIYRYAGKESVIEECENCLRRLGTDYIDLFQIHWADPTTPISETMEALAILQEQGKIRAGGVCNYAAAQMEEAAQTYSLASNQVPYSMVLRDIEKELVPYCQDHKKSIIAYSPLQRGLLTGKIRPGHVFGEGDTRAGNRFYTDVNILKINSFLAKIQPLAESKGASLSQLVIAWTIQQPGITVALVGARDASQAIQNARAGEVVLKPEEIMFINDQLSGLQLEEL